GCCATATCTCCAAAAACCCCTGTATCGCCCCCATAATAAATGGAAGGGCCTTCTTTGAACTCGATCACATACCCGACGGAGCCTGACCCGGCCGTCAACTTCCCTTCCTTTTTGTATTCCTCCCCCATGATATCGGAAGTGTGGGCGGCATTGACCATGGTAATGGTGAAGGCGTCGGTCTCCCAGCTCCCCCCGATGTTCAGCGGAGTTGAACCTTCGTCGTATTTAATCCCCCCGTACTTCTCCGCATACATCCCGATCTCCGGGCTGCAGATGAGGGGAGCGCCGGTTGCCTTGACGATGGCCAGGGAATCTCCGATATGGTCGATGTGCCCATGGGTTACACAGACGGCATCGGCTTTTTTGATCTGCGGGAGCTTGATGGGGCAGGCTGGATTATCCTGAATCCAAGGGTCGAAGAAGATCACCTTCCCCTCTGCCTCCACCTTGATGGAAGCATGACCCAGCCAGGTTATTTTTGTTTTGCTCATCGCTTCTTTCCTCCTTTTCTCTTCTCTGCCTTCGCCTTTGGGCTGGGGGGCAACTTCACCTCCTGGTCTTTGACAAAAACAGGGGTAAAGTCCTTCACCCGGGGCATCAGGTCATTGGTAGCATCCACCGCCACCTGCGAGCTAAACGCCTTCAGGGCGGCTTTTACGCTGTCAAACCATAGTTCATTTACCCGGTACCAGGCCGGTTCCCCTGCGGGGGATCCAACTACTTTCCCGATGGTGTACCTGCGAAGGCCCGGGATTTTAGCTGCATCCCGCGCATGCTTCTTGACAAAATACTTTTCAAATTCCGCTTCGTTTGTTCCCGGGGGAAGATTGAACATGGCAACCAGTTTGACCATCTTTTGCACCTCCCTTCAGATGAAAAGTGTCAGTGTCAGTGGGTAGTGTCAGATTTTTTATCATTGACACTCACACTGACACTATCCTCTTTTAAAGTGCCAAGTACGTCCTATAGGCTTCTTCGTCCTTGCGGAAATCTGCCACATTTCCTTGGTAACGCACTTCTCCCTTCTCCAATATGTAAAGGCGGTCGCTTAAATCCAGGGAAAACCTGGCATTTTGTTCGCAAAGAAGAATGGTCATTCCTTCTTTCCTCAGTTTCGTGATCTGCTCGCCGAGCTGTTGTACCACGATGGGAGCCAAACCCTCGGACGGTTCGTCCAGCAGAACAAGGTCGGGATTGCCCATGAGGGTGCGGGCGATGGTGAGCATCTGTTGCTCTCCCCCGCTCAGAAATCCACCCCTCCGGCTCTGGATGGACTTTAACGCTGGGAAGAGGTCGAAGACCCTCTCCAGGGTCCAGAAATTTCCTCTGGCCGTTGAGGTTTTGATTGCAACATCCAGGTTTTCCCAAACCGTCAGGTCCGCAAAGATGCGCCGGTCCTCCGGGACAAATCCGATTCCTAGCCTGGCAATCTGATAAGAAGATTTTCCGGCGATCTCCTCGCCTTTCCACTTGATCGACCCAGAACTTGGTGGAGTGAGGCCCATGATGGAACGGAGGGTGGTTGTCTTGCCCACGCCGTTTCTGCCCAGTAGCGAAACGACTTCTTCTTTATCAACCGTTAAAGAAACCCCGAATAAAATATGGCTCAACCCATAGGAGGTGTAGATGTTTTTCACCTCCAAGATCATCGCGCTTCCCCCAAGTAGACTTTCTGCACGTCCGGGTCATTGCGGACCTCCTCGGGGGAGCCTTCGGCAATGAGCCGCCCCTGATGTAAGACCATGATCCTTTCTGAGATGGAAAAAACCACTTCCATATCATGTTCCGTGAAAAGAAGAGTAAGTCCTTTTTCGCGGGTGATCCGCCCGATCAGCTCGATGGTCTGGTGGGTTTCCTGGGCAGACATCCCGGCTGTAGGTTCATCCAGGAGGAGCAACTCGGGTTCGCTGGCCAGGGCAATCCCCAGCTCGAGCTGTTTTTGATATCCATAGGAAAGAGATCCGCTGACCGTCTCCCCGTAATCTTTCAAACCCACCCGTTCCAAGATGGTCTGAGTCTCTTCCCGGAAGAAAGATTCCACCGGTTTGAAGAAATTAAAGCTTTCCCCTCGATGGACCAGCACGGCTGCCTGAATGTTCTGAAAAACCGTTAGGCGAGGGAAGATATTGGTTCTTTGAAAGGAACGGCCCATCCCCAGCCGGCAGATCCGGTAAGAGGGCATACGGGTGATGTCGAGTCCCTTGAAGATCAGTTTTCCTTCATCTACCGGAAGGTGACCGGTAATTAGGTTGAAAAGGGTTGTCTTCCCAGCGCCGTTAGGGCCGATAATGGAACAGATTTCTCCTTTCTTGACGGAAAGGCTGACCCCATTCACCGCCACAAATCCGTCGAAAGATTTCTTCACTTTTTCAACGGTCAAGAGCATTTGTTTTTTCTGGTAAAGACTTGTCTACTTTTTAGAAACCCCACGATTCCTCCGGGGAAGAAGAAGAGAAGCAAAGCCAGGATAGTCCCTAAAATGAGCGGCCAGTATTGAGTAAAAGAAGTAACCTGCATCCTCAAGTAGAGCAGGACCGCTGCCCCAACCATAGGCCCGAAAAAGTTATAAATCCCACCGAGAAGGCTCATGATGAGCACTTCGGCTGACTGCGGCCAGAATATAAAATCCGGGAAAATACTGTGATTGAAGATTCCAAAGAGTGCCCCGGCAATAGCCGCAAAGAAGCCCGAGATCATGAAGGCAATAAGTTGGAATAGCTTCACATTGATTCCGATAAATTCTGTCCGTTCAGGGTTTTCCCGGATTGTCGTCAGGATCCTGCCGAAGGGGGAGTTGACCAGTTTTCGCAGGACGTAAAAAGAGAGCACGACCACAGCCAAAGTGAAGTAGAAAAATCGGATCGGAGAATCCAGGTGCGCGGGAAAGTTGACCCCGATGAGGCCTGTGTCCCCGCCGGTGAGGGAGTTCCATTTGAAAGCAATGGCCCACACAATTTGGGAAAAGGCCAGGGTAAGCATGGCAAAATAAATCTTGGTCAGCCGGATGCAAAAAAAACCGATGATCATAGCAGCGATTGCCCCGAATACTGCGGCGGCCACAAAAGCAAGCGGAAAGGCGACCGAAGCCTTTTTCATCAGCAGAGCACAGGTGTAAGCTCCGATCCCGAAATAGGCCGCCTGCCCGAAGGAGACGAGCCCAGTGTAACCTAACAAGAGGTTGAGGCTTACGGCAAACAGTCCCATGATCAGAATATCCGTCCCCAGAAAAACATAGAAACGGGATTCGGTTAAGGGCAGGAAAGCTAGAAGCAGGACGAGGATCATAAGGAACCAGTTTTCTTTGGACATCTTCTTACCGTTGCAGGGGCTTTCCCAGAAGCCCCCAT
This Deltaproteobacteria bacterium DNA region includes the following protein-coding sequences:
- a CDS encoding branched-chain amino acid ABC transporter permease, whose protein sequence is MSKENWFLMILVLLLAFLPLTESRFYVFLGTDILIMGLFAVSLNLLLGYTGLVSFGQAAYFGIGAYTCALLMKKASVAFPLAFVAAAVFGAIAAMIIGFFCIRLTKIYFAMLTLAFSQIVWAIAFKWNSLTGGDTGLIGVNFPAHLDSPIRFFYFTLAVVVLSFYVLRKLVNSPFGRILTTIRENPERTEFIGINVKLFQLIAFMISGFFAAIAGALFGIFNHSIFPDFIFWPQSAEVLIMSLLGGIYNFFGPMVGAAVLLYLRMQVTSFTQYWPLILGTILALLLFFFPGGIVGFLKSRQVFTRKNKCS
- a CDS encoding ABC transporter ATP-binding protein, coding for MLLTVEKVKKSFDGFVAVNGVSLSVKKGEICSIIGPNGAGKTTLFNLITGHLPVDEGKLIFKGLDITRMPSYRICRLGMGRSFQRTNIFPRLTVFQNIQAAVLVHRGESFNFFKPVESFFREETQTILERVGLKDYGETVSGSLSYGYQKQLELGIALASEPELLLLDEPTAGMSAQETHQTIELIGRITREKGLTLLFTEHDMEVVFSISERIMVLHQGRLIAEGSPEEVRNDPDVQKVYLGEAR
- a CDS encoding ABC transporter ATP-binding protein, which encodes MILEVKNIYTSYGLSHILFGVSLTVDKEEVVSLLGRNGVGKTTTLRSIMGLTPPSSGSIKWKGEEIAGKSSYQIARLGIGFVPEDRRIFADLTVWENLDVAIKTSTARGNFWTLERVFDLFPALKSIQSRRGGFLSGGEQQMLTIARTLMGNPDLVLLDEPSEGLAPIVVQQLGEQITKLRKEGMTILLCEQNARFSLDLSDRLYILEKGEVRYQGNVADFRKDEEAYRTYLAL
- a CDS encoding metal-dependent hydrolase — translated: MSKTKITWLGHASIKVEAEGKVIFFDPWIQDNPACPIKLPQIKKADAVCVTHGHIDHIGDSLAIVKATGAPLICSPEIGMYAEKYGGIKYDEGSTPLNIGGSWETDAFTITMVNAAHTSDIMGEEYKKEGKLTAGSGSVGYVIEFKEGPSIYYGGDTGVFGDMAIIRDLYSPDVAVLPVGGKYNMGYREAGYAASLIHPRYFVPIHYDTFPNQKLDLNKLVQEIKTRAPHVSVVRWKPGDIFEYK
- a CDS encoding EthD family reductase yields the protein MVKLVAMFNLPPGTNEAEFEKYFVKKHARDAAKIPGLRRYTIGKVVGSPAGEPAWYRVNELWFDSVKAALKAFSSQVAVDATNDLMPRVKDFTPVFVKDQEVKLPPSPKAKAEKRKGGKKR